Genomic segment of Acidimicrobiales bacterium:
ACGAGATCGACGACGAAGATGAGGGTGTCGTTCGAAGCGATGGCCGGTGTCGGCGACTGAGACCCGTACGCCAGATTCGGCGGAATGATCAGTTCCCGGCGGCCACCGACCTTCATCCCTGCGACTCCTTGGTCCCACCCCTGGATGACTTGGCCTTGACCGAGAGGGAAGCTGAACGTCTGGCCCCGATTCCAGGAAGCGTCGAACTCCTTCTTGGTCGTCCAGGAGTACCCGTCGTACTGGACGGTTACTGTCTGACCGGCCGTCGCGGTTGCACCCGTTCCAACTATCAGGTCGCTCGCCTCCAGCTGGGTGGGAGGGGTGCCCGACGGGACGATGACGGTTGGCCGCTTCCCGAACGTCCCAGCCGGCGACGCCTCGCCGGAAGGGATGCTGGCGATTCCGTTGACTCCCGCCGACGCGGCACCAAGGGGTGCCGGGGTGGTGGACGGGCTCGAGGATGCGGTCGAAGAGCTCGGGTTACCCGACGGGTTGGAGGTATTGGACGTTGTGGAAGAGGAGTTGGACGAGCAGGCACCGGCCACGACTGCGAGCACGGCACCTGCAGCAGCCATTCGGTGGGCCTTACCTCGGGGTAGGCGTGTCAACATGGCGGCGGAGGCTATATGAATCTGCACCGCCCGAGTAAGCGGCTCTGATCCCGGCCGCCGGCTATCTCACGCGGCGGCGTCGGCTACTCGTAGACGGCGGGCCAGCTCGACCAGCAGACGCCGCTGGATGCAAGCGGAGCTGTCCAGCATCTCCCTGAACTCAACCAAGCTATATACGACCAGGTCCATCGAGGTCTCGGCCGTCACAGTTGCGGTTCGGGGGCCGCCATCCAGCAGTGCCATCTCCCCGAAGAAGTCCCCGGCCTGGAAACGGGCTCGCTCGGTGCCGCGCACAGAGCACATGGCGTTGCCGTCCTCCACCACGAAGAACTCTTTCCCGGGATGCCCTTCCGGGGTGAGGGTGGTACCTGCCTGGACGCGGACACCAGTGCCGAGGCGTTGAAGACTACGACGTTCGCGCGGAGTGCATCCCGCAAAGAGCGCCGAGTCTGGCACGTGACAATCATTCAAACGTCGTAGGAGCTGCAATCTGTCACCTCCGGACTTACAAGCCGTTCCCATGGTGGCAACTGAAGTTGTCGCGGTTGTGTCGTGAGTGTTGCTCTTGGGTAAAGCCGAGTGGACTTTCAGCTGACGTCATCACAGACCAGAAGGATTGGAAGGGAGACGGAACGAAGAGCGCCCGCGTGACCAAGCGTCTCGTTGCCATCGTCCTCTGTGTTGCCGGGTTGCTGATCGGTCCCGCCGCATTCGCCGTCATT
This window contains:
- a CDS encoding FKBP-type peptidyl-prolyl cis-trans isomerase — its product is MLTRLPRGKAHRMAAAGAVLAVVAGACSSNSSSTTSNTSNPSGNPSSSTASSSPSTTPAPLGAASAGVNGIASIPSGEASPAGTFGKRPTVIVPSGTPPTQLEASDLIVGTGATATAGQTVTVQYDGYSWTTKKEFDASWNRGQTFSFPLGQGQVIQGWDQGVAGMKVGGRRELIIPPNLAYGSQSPTPAIASNDTLIFVVDLV
- a CDS encoding cyclic nucleotide-binding domain-containing protein; translation: MPDSALFAGCTPRERRSLQRLGTGVRVQAGTTLTPEGHPGKEFFVVEDGNAMCSVRGTERARFQAGDFFGEMALLDGGPRTATVTAETSMDLVVYSLVEFREMLDSSACIQRRLLVELARRLRVADAAA